Proteins encoded by one window of Gemmatimonadaceae bacterium:
- a CDS encoding heavy metal translocating P-type ATPase produces MTVASDHQRHTRSTPDGEGERVDLPITGMTCAACANRIEKSLNKSTGVRKANVNFATSRATVEYDPAATGLKQLFATVKDVGYGTTGTARADFIVDDSARPSGSAQPLEKHLNAIRGVVEASFNLGTSQVRVEYLTGETDVRAIHTAIEEFGYTVRDTPGTRDMGSGEGSEEEARRKEYEEIRRKFWIATILSLPILVIAMSHGRVAALNFGGVNWLQLALATPVVFYCGAQFYRGAWAAFRHRAADMNTLIAIGTGAAYIYSIAATVYPSFFAGSTGSDPMPGMAGMSGTAMVPVYFEAASVIIALILLGRMLEAGAKGRTSEAIQRLAKLQAKTARVIRGGMESEIEVERVLPGDTVLVRPGEKIPVDGVVLEGSSAIDESMLTGESIPVEKTVGAQVFGATLNKTGAFQFEATKVGRDTALQQIVKMVQDAQGSKAPIARLADVISGIFTPVVICIAIATFAIWFILAPVDIRFTMALVNFVAVLIIACPCALGLATPTAIMVGTGRGAENGVLIKGGESLETAHKLDTMILDKTGTITKGEPALTDVIVMDGTPEEELLRLVASAERQSEHPLGQAIVRGAEARNILPGKADEFRAVPGHGLQATVDGRMLMLGNIKMMRDGNVDLGDGEERASGLAADGKTPMYVAIDGRLAGIIAVADQIKPESAGAVKAMQQMGLDVVMMTGDNKRTADAVAKQVGISRVLAEVLPEGKAGEVKRLQEGKAVVGMVGDGINDAPALAQADVGIAIGTGTDVAIEASDITLLRGDLRGVVTAIALSRATIRTVKQNLFWAFIYNVVGIPIAAGVLYPITGWLLSPVIASAAMSLSSVSVVTNSLRLRRFRAPGIATGAI; encoded by the coding sequence ATGACCGTCGCGTCCGATCACCAGCGCCATACGCGGTCGACTCCCGACGGCGAAGGTGAGCGGGTAGATCTCCCGATCACCGGGATGACCTGCGCGGCGTGCGCCAACCGCATCGAGAAGTCGCTCAACAAGAGCACGGGCGTTCGAAAAGCCAACGTCAACTTCGCGACATCCCGCGCGACTGTCGAGTACGATCCAGCCGCGACGGGGCTGAAGCAACTCTTCGCGACCGTGAAAGATGTTGGTTATGGAACTACCGGTACCGCCCGCGCCGATTTTATAGTCGATGATTCTGCGCGGCCGTCAGGTTCGGCGCAGCCACTCGAAAAACATCTCAACGCCATCCGCGGTGTCGTTGAAGCATCGTTCAACCTCGGTACTTCGCAGGTACGGGTAGAGTATCTCACGGGAGAGACCGATGTCCGCGCGATACACACGGCGATAGAGGAGTTCGGGTATACTGTTCGCGACACGCCTGGAACGCGCGACATGGGTTCCGGCGAAGGGTCCGAGGAAGAGGCTCGGCGCAAGGAGTATGAGGAAATCCGGAGGAAATTCTGGATAGCTACCATTCTGTCGCTGCCGATTCTCGTCATCGCCATGTCACACGGACGGGTCGCGGCCCTCAACTTCGGCGGAGTCAACTGGCTTCAGCTCGCTCTCGCGACGCCGGTCGTCTTTTACTGCGGCGCGCAGTTCTATCGCGGTGCGTGGGCTGCGTTCAGACATCGCGCCGCCGACATGAACACGCTGATCGCCATCGGCACGGGCGCCGCGTACATCTACTCGATCGCCGCCACCGTGTATCCATCGTTCTTCGCGGGGAGCACCGGTTCCGACCCAATGCCGGGAATGGCAGGCATGTCCGGGACAGCAATGGTTCCCGTCTACTTCGAGGCCGCAAGCGTCATCATTGCCCTCATACTGCTCGGCCGCATGCTCGAGGCTGGCGCCAAGGGCCGGACTTCCGAGGCAATCCAGCGCCTCGCTAAACTCCAGGCAAAAACCGCACGCGTCATCCGCGGCGGCATGGAATCCGAGATCGAAGTAGAGCGGGTACTGCCGGGCGACACCGTTCTCGTCCGACCGGGGGAGAAAATCCCAGTGGATGGAGTGGTGCTCGAGGGCAGCTCCGCTATCGACGAATCGATGCTCACGGGAGAAAGCATCCCCGTGGAGAAGACTGTCGGCGCCCAGGTATTTGGCGCGACGCTCAACAAGACCGGCGCATTCCAGTTCGAGGCCACGAAGGTCGGCCGTGATACCGCGCTTCAGCAGATCGTGAAAATGGTCCAGGACGCACAGGGGTCAAAAGCGCCAATCGCTCGCCTCGCCGATGTCATCAGCGGGATATTCACTCCTGTAGTCATCTGCATCGCGATAGCGACGTTCGCCATCTGGTTCATTCTTGCGCCGGTGGACATCCGCTTCACGATGGCGCTCGTGAACTTCGTTGCGGTATTGATCATCGCCTGCCCGTGCGCACTCGGCCTTGCCACGCCCACCGCGATTATGGTGGGCACAGGCCGCGGCGCAGAGAACGGAGTTCTCATCAAGGGTGGTGAAAGCCTGGAGACGGCTCACAAACTCGACACCATGATCCTCGACAAGACGGGGACGATTACCAAAGGCGAGCCAGCGCTGACCGACGTAATCGTGATGGACGGGACGCCCGAGGAAGAATTACTGCGCCTTGTCGCGAGCGCTGAGCGGCAAAGTGAGCACCCGCTTGGCCAGGCAATCGTGCGCGGTGCAGAGGCGCGAAACATCCTGCCTGGGAAGGCTGATGAGTTTCGCGCAGTGCCCGGACACGGGCTCCAAGCCACCGTCGATGGCAGGATGCTCATGCTCGGCAATATCAAAATGATGCGTGACGGCAACGTCGACCTCGGCGATGGCGAGGAGCGGGCATCGGGGCTTGCTGCCGACGGAAAAACACCGATGTATGTCGCTATCGATGGTCGCCTGGCCGGGATTATCGCGGTCGCCGACCAGATAAAGCCGGAATCTGCGGGTGCAGTGAAGGCGATGCAGCAGATGGGGCTCGACGTGGTCATGATGACAGGCGACAACAAGCGCACAGCCGACGCTGTGGCGAAACAGGTTGGCATCAGTCGGGTTCTCGCCGAGGTGTTGCCGGAAGGGAAGGCGGGCGAGGTGAAGCGGCTGCAGGAGGGCAAAGCTGTGGTCGGAATGGTCGGCGACGGCATCAACGATGCGCCCGCACTGGCGCAGGCAGATGTAGGTATCGCAATTGGAACCGGTACCGACGTCGCCATCGAGGCCTCGGACATCACGCTGCTCCGGGGCGACCTGCGTGGGGTGGTGACCGCGATCGCACTTTCGCGGGCGACTATCCGCACCGTGAAACAGAATCTGTTCTGGGCGTTTATTTACAACGTCGTGGGGATCCCTATCGCGGCGGGAGTTCTTTATCCGATTACCGGCTGGCTGCTCTCGCCAGTGATTGCCAGTGCTGCCATGTCGTTGTCGAGCGTGTCGGTGGTGACCAACAGTCTGAGACTGCGGCGGTTTCGCGCGCCGGGTATTGCCACGGGAGCGATATAA
- a CDS encoding metal-sensitive transcriptional regulator — translation MDSDAKDRNLKRLRRIEGQVRGLQKMVEDDRYCADIMIQISSVHEALRAVGRELMRNHLKHCAASAIRAGDDEANAMYDELVDLMYRSGR, via the coding sequence GTGGACTCCGACGCGAAAGACCGCAATCTCAAACGGCTCCGCCGCATTGAGGGCCAGGTGCGCGGACTCCAGAAGATGGTCGAGGACGATCGCTACTGCGCCGACATCATGATCCAGATATCATCTGTCCACGAAGCGCTTCGCGCTGTTGGCCGCGAGCTGATGCGCAATCACCTCAAACATTGCGCCGCCTCAGCGATTCGCGCGGGCGATGATGAGGCGAACGCGATGTACGACGAGCTCGTCGACCTCATGTACCGGAGCGGGCGATGA
- a CDS encoding cation transporter, whose amino-acid sequence MEKLELKVSGMSCGHCVAAVSKSLNALDGVNVENVDIGSVKVSYDPASLSRDRIAEAVADAGFEVVG is encoded by the coding sequence ATGGAAAAACTGGAACTCAAGGTCTCGGGAATGAGCTGCGGTCACTGCGTCGCCGCTGTATCAAAATCCCTCAACGCGCTCGACGGCGTCAATGTCGAAAACGTGGATATCGGCTCGGTGAAGGTGAGCTACGATCCTGCCAGTCTCTCCCGCGACCGCATAGCCGAAGCAGTGGCCGATGCGGGGTTCGAGGTGGTTGGCTGA
- a CDS encoding DUF305 domain-containing protein, producing MPSLIKFARLLAIAAVVATVVAACSSGDSADADTGAVAAEPAMMDTGMAAMPGMNDAPAKDADQEFLRMMVDHHEGLLVMADSALKKGTSAQVKADAQKLKTDQTAERQKMLGMLKTDYSDDHMAMVMPSSNTMIAAAARKTGAEYDRQFRENIIAHHREALTMIDRFLPRFTKPANRQMAEKMKAAQAREIADFEKKIQRGV from the coding sequence ATGCCGTCACTGATCAAATTCGCCCGCCTTCTGGCAATCGCAGCCGTCGTTGCAACGGTTGTCGCCGCGTGCAGCAGCGGCGACTCCGCGGATGCCGACACCGGCGCTGTTGCAGCCGAGCCCGCGATGATGGACACTGGCATGGCGGCGATGCCAGGCATGAACGACGCTCCGGCGAAGGACGCCGATCAGGAATTTCTGCGGATGATGGTCGACCATCACGAGGGCCTGCTGGTCATGGCCGACTCGGCTCTTAAAAAAGGTACGAGCGCCCAGGTAAAGGCGGATGCGCAGAAACTCAAGACCGATCAGACGGCCGAGAGGCAGAAGATGCTCGGGATGCTCAAGACCGATTACAGCGATGATCACATGGCGATGGTGATGCCGAGCAGCAACACTATGATCGCAGCGGCGGCACGGAAGACCGGGGCCGAGTACGACCGCCAGTTCCGCGAGAATATCATAGCGCATCATCGTGAAGCACTTACGATGATCGATAGATTCCTGCCCCGGTTCACAAAGCCCGCGAACCGGCAGATGGCTGAGAAAATGAAGGCAGCGCAGGCCAGAGAGATCGCAGACTTCGAGAAGAAGATTCAGCGGGGGGTTTGA
- a CDS encoding dihydroneopterin aldolase — protein sequence MEAPLAHCRLKIRGYHTWVHLGCSEAERSMTQEVVFDVGIGFTTPPLGAITDRLEDTLNYAALCEALDATARSQPYQLIEALARSAYDALKKIAGPGPLIEVTVHKLRPPIENLRGGVRFSYGDILP from the coding sequence ATGGAAGCTCCACTTGCCCACTGCCGGCTGAAAATTCGCGGTTATCATACCTGGGTTCATCTGGGATGCAGCGAAGCCGAGCGATCAATGACCCAGGAAGTGGTGTTTGATGTCGGGATCGGCTTCACGACCCCTCCGTTGGGCGCCATAACGGACCGGCTCGAAGACACGCTCAATTATGCTGCCCTTTGCGAAGCGCTCGACGCCACCGCTCGCAGTCAGCCCTACCAGCTGATCGAGGCGCTTGCACGATCCGCTTACGATGCCCTCAAAAAAATAGCGGGCCCAGGCCCGCTGATCGAAGTGACCGTGCACAAGCTCCGCCCTCCGATTGAGAATCTGCGAGGGGGCGTGCGCTTCTCGTATGGAGATATCCTGCCCTGA